One Nitrospira sp. DNA segment encodes these proteins:
- the ispD gene encoding 2-C-methyl-D-erythritol 4-phosphate cytidylyltransferase has protein sequence MDRRVVAVVPAAGKGLRMGGSVPKQFLALGGEPLVVHSLRVLQSSPCIDQIILAVPQADLDYCLNDLAVRYGFSKITKVVPGGRERQDSVRHALEHVPEETEIVVVHDAVRPFLTEQMVAEVVAAARRHGGAIIALPMRDTVKQVGAEHRIERTVDRQPLWLAQTPQAFRCDWLQAAHRKAHAESVHATDEAFLFEWVGHPVVVVEGSGENIKVTRPEDMVIGEAILGSRTAARSGGS, from the coding sequence GCCGGCAAAGGGCTGCGGATGGGCGGCTCAGTTCCGAAGCAGTTCCTCGCGTTAGGCGGTGAGCCGCTCGTCGTTCATTCTCTGCGCGTGCTGCAGTCTTCCCCGTGTATTGATCAGATCATCCTCGCCGTTCCGCAAGCCGATCTCGACTATTGTCTGAACGATCTGGCCGTGCGGTACGGATTCTCGAAAATCACTAAAGTGGTTCCTGGCGGACGGGAGCGGCAGGACTCCGTTCGCCATGCCCTCGAACATGTTCCGGAAGAAACGGAAATTGTCGTCGTGCACGATGCGGTTCGTCCGTTTCTGACGGAGCAGATGGTCGCGGAAGTGGTGGCGGCAGCACGCCGGCATGGCGGTGCCATCATCGCGCTCCCCATGCGTGATACGGTAAAGCAGGTCGGGGCTGAACATCGCATTGAGCGCACCGTCGATCGCCAGCCGCTGTGGCTGGCGCAGACGCCGCAGGCATTCCGGTGTGACTGGCTGCAGGCGGCGCATCGCAAGGCGCATGCGGAGTCGGTGCATGCAACGGATGAGGCGTTTCTTTTTGAATGGGTCGGCCATCCCGTGGTGGTCGTGGAAGGCAGCGGAGAAAACATCAAGGTAACGCGACCGGAAGATATGGTGATCGGGGAAGCGATCTTGGGCTCCCGCACTGCCGCGCGTTCGGGAGGATCGTAA
- the cysE gene encoding serine O-acetyltransferase yields MLKAIRQDLQAVFDRDPSATSRLEVILTYAGFHALLIYRVAHWLKSYGVPFVPRALSQLARWLTGIEIHPSATIGTGFFIDHGMGVVIGETAEVGDYVTLFQGVTLGGTGKERGKRHPTLGNHVVVGAGAKILGGIKIGDNVKIGANSVVIKNVPPNSTVIGVPARVIKTQGERLPDVTMDQTNLPDPISDRFTALEQELIELRKKLENRDSQLPF; encoded by the coding sequence ATGCTGAAAGCCATTCGACAGGATCTTCAGGCCGTCTTCGATCGGGACCCGTCGGCCACCAGCCGGTTGGAGGTCATTCTGACCTACGCCGGCTTCCACGCGCTGCTCATCTACCGAGTCGCTCATTGGTTGAAGTCCTACGGTGTGCCGTTTGTGCCGCGAGCGCTGTCGCAACTCGCCCGCTGGCTGACCGGTATTGAAATTCATCCCTCTGCCACCATTGGGACCGGATTCTTTATCGATCATGGAATGGGTGTCGTGATCGGTGAAACGGCTGAAGTCGGTGATTATGTCACGCTTTTTCAAGGCGTCACGCTTGGCGGCACCGGCAAAGAGCGCGGGAAGCGACATCCGACGCTGGGTAATCACGTGGTCGTCGGCGCCGGGGCCAAGATTCTCGGCGGCATCAAAATCGGCGACAACGTCAAGATCGGTGCAAATTCCGTCGTCATCAAAAACGTCCCGCCCAATTCCACCGTTATCGGCGTCCCGGCCCGCGTCATCAAGACACAGGGCGAACGGTTGCCCGATGTGACGATGGATCAAACCAACCTGCCCGATCCTATCAGCGACCGGTTTACCGCGCTTGAACAGGAGTTGATCGAACTCCGCAAGAAGCTGGAAAACCGCGACTCCCAGCTGCCGTTCTAG
- the ispF gene encoding 2-C-methyl-D-erythritol 2,4-cyclodiphosphate synthase gives MATKIRVGCGYDVHPLGAGRKLILGGIEVPHTKGLLGHSDSDVLVHAVCDALLGAMGEGDLGRHYPSSDQKYKGISSLKLLEDVMGKLTKMGYRVVNVDTIIVAQAPRLSTFLAAMQKQMAQGMGIDADQVNVKVKSGEGLDAVGREEGMQAHAVCLIEAQSPS, from the coding sequence ATGGCGACGAAGATTCGCGTGGGCTGCGGGTATGACGTGCATCCCCTTGGGGCCGGGCGAAAACTGATTCTGGGCGGGATCGAGGTGCCGCATACCAAAGGGCTGCTGGGCCATTCGGACTCCGATGTCCTGGTCCATGCCGTGTGCGATGCCTTGCTGGGAGCGATGGGCGAAGGGGATTTAGGCCGTCATTATCCCAGCTCCGATCAGAAGTACAAAGGGATCTCCAGCCTCAAGCTCCTCGAAGATGTGATGGGGAAGCTGACGAAAATGGGCTACCGGGTCGTCAATGTCGATACCATCATTGTGGCCCAAGCTCCGCGCTTGAGCACCTTCCTTGCTGCCATGCAGAAACAGATGGCGCAGGGCATGGGGATTGATGCCGATCAAGTGAACGTGAAAGTGAAGAGCGGCGAAGGCCTCGATGCGGTAGGACGGGAAGAGGGCATGCAGGCCCATGCCGTCTGTTTGATTGAGGCCCAGTCACCGTCGTAG